Proteins encoded by one window of Deinococcus radiodurans R1 = ATCC 13939 = DSM 20539:
- a CDS encoding protease complex subunit PrcB family protein, which produces MTTGRLAKFSLLALGAGLLAGCAVTGPGNLRVHEATLYGAGAQRIVWVYGDLGSNPSSSLKLGQETVTLRAQVSDPLATPGSLSVNGKAAYVGRIDNPVVRLTLGQDAGGRFTVTPLAGTRVQSVYYTDGARWQKLSAASGLATASSANGLRGAGQLTDAEADALTRALSNQGVLAVAVLDEASAPDARLSAEPTPQEQRRTALYVLSSSQITRTTTTSTTVTQTQTTTGGGQSMNTVNLSEVARGTNASAESPSVIVARNASEVRSLYGVAYGRQTGTPALPSLTSGEALVGLFIGQRGTGGYGVRATGADVQGNTLNLRVELTAPGAGSITTQAITSPWVIVRVGGNFSSVNVTDQSGRPFPQ; this is translated from the coding sequence ATGACGACTGGACGTTTGGCAAAGTTCTCGCTGCTCGCCCTCGGCGCGGGGCTGCTCGCCGGGTGCGCCGTGACCGGCCCTGGCAACCTGCGCGTGCACGAGGCGACACTGTATGGCGCCGGAGCGCAGCGCATCGTGTGGGTGTACGGCGACCTCGGCAGCAATCCGAGCAGTTCGCTCAAGCTCGGGCAGGAAACGGTGACCTTGCGGGCACAGGTCAGCGACCCGCTCGCCACGCCGGGGTCGCTGAGCGTGAACGGCAAGGCCGCCTACGTGGGCCGCATCGACAACCCAGTGGTGCGCCTGACGCTGGGGCAAGACGCCGGGGGCCGCTTTACCGTGACGCCGCTGGCGGGCACCCGCGTGCAGTCGGTTTACTACACCGACGGCGCCCGCTGGCAGAAACTGAGCGCCGCTTCCGGCCTCGCCACCGCCAGCAGCGCGAACGGGCTGCGCGGCGCGGGGCAACTCACCGACGCCGAGGCCGACGCCCTGACCCGCGCCCTGTCGAACCAGGGAGTGCTGGCGGTGGCCGTGCTCGACGAGGCGAGTGCGCCCGACGCGCGCCTCAGCGCCGAGCCGACCCCACAGGAGCAGCGCCGCACCGCGCTCTACGTGTTGAGCAGCTCGCAAATCACCCGCACCACGACCACCAGCACCACTGTGACGCAGACCCAGACCACCACGGGCGGAGGCCAGAGCATGAACACCGTCAACCTCAGCGAGGTGGCGCGCGGCACCAACGCGAGCGCCGAGAGCCCCAGCGTGATCGTGGCCCGCAACGCCAGCGAAGTCCGCTCGCTCTACGGCGTCGCCTATGGCCGGCAGACCGGCACCCCGGCCCTCCCCAGCCTGACCTCGGGTGAAGCCCTGGTCGGTCTGTTCATCGGTCAGCGCGGCACGGGCGGCTACGGCGTGCGGGCGACCGGCGCAGATGTACAGGGAAACACCCTGAACCTGCGCGTCGAACTGACGGCCCCCGGCGCGGGCAGCATCACCACGCAGGCGATCACCAGCCCCTGGGTCATCGTGCGGGTGGGCGGCAACTTCAGCAGTGTGAACGTGACCGACCAGAGCGGGCGGCCTTTTCCGCAGTAA
- a CDS encoding histidine triad nucleotide-binding protein encodes MDKPGPTSPQPTLFERIIAREIPSQVVYEDDDYIAIKDIAPKAPIHLLVIPKRVTTRVDEITDPLEMGRLWLKATEIAREQAPDYRLVVNCGAGGGQMVFHTHIHILAGWEGGPDSDT; translated from the coding sequence ATGGACAAGCCCGGCCCCACGTCGCCCCAGCCGACCCTGTTCGAGCGCATCATCGCCCGCGAGATTCCCAGTCAGGTGGTCTACGAGGACGACGACTACATCGCCATCAAGGACATTGCGCCCAAAGCGCCTATTCACCTGCTGGTGATTCCCAAGCGCGTGACCACGCGGGTGGACGAAATCACCGACCCGCTCGAAATGGGCCGGCTGTGGCTCAAGGCCACCGAAATTGCCCGCGAGCAGGCCCCCGACTACCGCCTGGTCGTCAACTGCGGCGCGGGCGGCGGCCAGATGGTCTTTCACACCCACATTCACATCCTGGCGGGCTGGGAGGGCGGCCCGGACAGCGACACCTGA
- a CDS encoding HAD family hydrolase, whose amino-acid sequence MPDAPFDAVLFDLDGVLVESEGIIAQVWQSVLAERGLHLDLTEIAMYFTGQRFDGVLAYLAQQHDFVPPPDFLDVLETRFNAAMTGVTAIEGAAETLRALRAAGVPFAIGSNSERGRLHLKLRVAGLTELAGEHIYDPSWVGGRGKPHPDLYTFAAQQLGILPERCVVIEDSVTGGAAGLAAGATLWGLLVPGHPHPDGAAALSRLGAARVLTSHAELRAALAEAGLLTPALTPDLS is encoded by the coding sequence ATGCCGGACGCACCATTCGACGCCGTGCTGTTCGACCTCGATGGCGTGCTCGTCGAAAGCGAAGGCATCATCGCTCAGGTGTGGCAGAGCGTACTGGCGGAGCGTGGCCTGCACCTCGACCTCACGGAAATCGCCATGTATTTCACCGGGCAGCGCTTCGATGGGGTGCTGGCGTACCTCGCGCAGCAGCACGACTTTGTGCCTCCGCCAGATTTTCTGGACGTGCTCGAAACCCGCTTCAACGCGGCCATGACCGGCGTGACCGCCATTGAAGGCGCCGCCGAGACGCTGCGGGCGCTCCGTGCAGCGGGCGTGCCCTTCGCCATCGGCAGCAACAGCGAGCGCGGGCGGCTGCACCTCAAACTGCGGGTCGCCGGGCTGACCGAACTCGCGGGCGAACACATCTACGACCCCTCGTGGGTGGGCGGGCGGGGCAAGCCGCACCCCGACCTCTACACGTTTGCGGCGCAGCAACTCGGCATACTGCCGGAGCGCTGCGTGGTCATCGAGGACAGCGTGACCGGCGGCGCGGCGGGGCTGGCGGCGGGCGCGACCCTCTGGGGACTGCTGGTGCCGGGTCACCCCCATCCCGACGGCGCGGCAGCTCTCTCGCGGCTGGGCGCGGCCCGGGTCCTGACCTCGCACGCCGAGTTGCGGGCGGCCCTGGCCGAAGCGGGCTTACTCACGCCCGCGCTGACTCCTGACCTTTCCTGA